The following coding sequences are from one Thunnus maccoyii chromosome 17, fThuMac1.1, whole genome shotgun sequence window:
- the ndufaf7 gene encoding protein arginine methyltransferase NDUFAF7, mitochondrial: MRALLLGKTQQLVSRVFNHPVRPSAAVRWRAAQARLLCSSSPDEEKPRPSMLRHLTSKIKATGPIPVAEYMREVLTNPVTGYYVKNNMLGPDGDFITSPEISQIFGELLGIWIISEWMGAGGPKQLQLVELGPGKGSLAADVLRVFSQLQSVLSGASMSLHLVEVSPALSHIQAQNLTGTRNQEADSEDEPVYRRGETSTGLPVSWYRRLDDVPAGFSIFLAHEFFDALPIHKFQRTEKGWREVMVDIDPEKPDQLRFVVAPSSTLASSTLVQADERRHHVEVCAEGGVIVQQLARRITEDGGAALIADYGHDGTKTDTFRGFKGHQLHDVLASPGSADLTADVDFSYLRRVAGGGVACMGPVSQRTFLKNMGIDTRLQVLLRNCSDPSTRKQLISSYDMLTNPAKMGERFHFFSLLHPSRLAKPKTSEGLKLEKKSPAPLPVAGFAELSFS, translated from the exons ATGAGGGCTTTACTTCTTGGTAAAACACAACAGTTGGTTAGTAGAGTCTTCAATCATCCTGTCAGACCTTCAGCAGCAG TGCGATGGCGAGCTGCTCAGGCCAGACTCTTGTGCAGCTCTTCACCAGACGAGGAAAAGCCTCGACCCTCCATGCTGCGACACCTGACCTCTAAAATTAAAGCCACAGGTCCGATTCCGGTGGCGGAGTACATGAGGGAGGTGCTCACCAACCCTGTGACG GGTTATTATGTGAAGAACAACATGCTGGGGCCTGACGGAGATTTCATCACATCACCAGAAATCAGTCAGATCTTCGGAGAG ctGCTCGGTATCTGGATCATCAGTGAGTGGATGGGAGCAGGTGGCCCCAAACAGCTGCAGCTGGTCGAGCTCGGACCTGGAAAAGGATCGCTGGCCGCTGACGTCCTCCGA gtgTTCAGTCAGCTGCAGTCGGTGCTGAGCGGGGCCTCCATGTCGCTCCACCTGGTTGAGGTGAGTCCGGCGCTGAGTCACATTCAGGCCCAGAATCTGACCGGGACCCGCAACCAAGAGGCAGACAGCGAGGACGAGCCGGTTTACCGCCGCGGGGAAACCTCCACCGGGCTGCCGGTGTCCTGGTACCGCCGCTTAGACGACGTCCCTGCAG GATTCAGCATCTTTCTGGCTCATGAGTTCTTCGACGCTCTGCCGATCCACAAATTCCAG AGGACAGAGAAAGGCTGGAGGGAGGTGATGGTGGACATCGACCCAGAGAAGCCGGACCAGCTGAGGTTTGTGGTGGCGCCGTCTTCAACTCTGGCCTCCTCCACGCTGGTACAG gcaGATGAAAGGCGGCATCATGTGGAGGTGTGTGCAGAAGGAGGCGTCATCGTCCAGCAGCTGGCCCGGCGGATCACAGAGGACGGAGGAGCGGCGCTGATCGCCGACTACGGCCACGATGGAACCAAGACGGACACGTTCAGA GGCTTTAAAGGTCACCAGCTCCATGACGTCCTGGCGTCACCCGGCTCGGCCGACCTCACCGCTGACGTTGACTTCAGCTACCTGCGGAGGGTGGCTGGAGGGGGCGTGGCCTGTATGGGACCTGTCAGTCAAAGGACGTTCCTGAAGAACATGGGCATCGACACCCGGCTACAG GTTCTGCTGAGGAACTGCAGCGACCCGTCCACCAGGAAGCAGCTGATCAGCAGCTACGACATGCTGACGAACCCGGCCAAGATGGGCGAGCGCTTCCACTTCTTCAGCCTGCTGCACCCGAGCCGCCTCGCCAAACCCAAGACATCAGAGGGGCTGAAGCTGGAGAAGAAGAGCCCGGCGCCGCTGCCTGTGGCCGGATTCGCCGAGCTCAGCTTCTCCTGA
- the cebpz gene encoding CCAAT/enhancer-binding protein zeta has product MAAKNKHRKKSKATNKVTFQPADDEPEAENSGGEEDEDSAADDGEDRAKKEEEEFSLEEVLRLGGTQSDYVLLATLNDSNELVDGGKQGAIDDLEEGELEKFITKLGIRAFAGQQVIADEPEGEDAAEKESKKATAKKAEEKASNSQQKVTNQQQVEDKKKEKKIKDAQVAAGKKAKQNANVFEFQQRQILLIKPGGKWFDLEYTTEGSTETQDPSLVSQYKTLAQRLFEAEVELYKSKKSLQKGANSGWMKTVVSSGVLADRMAAMTLLIQDAPVHMVEHVENLVSMVKKKGSRRMGLMALDTLRELLLSDLLPENRKLRPFAQHPFDQLEERASGNRDARDRRLILWYFEHQLKHHVAEFVVALDSVAHDTVAATKAKALATAHELLCSRPEQERALLIQVVNKLGDPEYKTAAKASYLLETLLHKHPNMKAVVCCEVERLMFRPNISPKAQYYAVCFLSQVMLSHDETELAAKLITIYFSFFRACVKKKDIESKMLSALLSGVNRAYPYAGAGDEKVKEQLDTLFKVVHLVKFNTAVQALMLLFQVMDSQQSVSDRYYVALYRKLLDPGLSSSSRQSMFLNLLYKSLKADIVLRRVKAFVKRLLQVSAEQNASFACGALFLVSEVMKAKPSLRMLLQEQGDGEEEEFKDLAEENDDEDDDEEERFVDADKLEEGASAEAQEVKPTASWVHHQNLEGGKSRQIYDPLHRNPLFCGADHTTLWELQRLALHFHPSVSLFAKTILQGDFIQYSGDPLQDFTLIRFLDRFVFRNPKQLKGKQNTDAAALMPKQRLPLNSLPVNCEEFLSKEESQIPVDEIFFHRFFKKRQQEKQLRRPRTDGDDESVEDVDDDEFEKILDSCEGDSYFTDLADDDLDFAGNVKSKKGKKDAEDSDSDDSDMDDLDDEEVSLGSMDEEDFGDELEDEGGTFMDLDGGGDDDDEIPELEDDDAAFGADSDEEMEAPDITPRTKKGKRKSSEELDFSGSLGSKQTKKKKKKGNKDAAVFASAEEFGSLLDENAGSKFDNIGLNAMNNRDKAGLKQIKWESQRDDWIQDRDVKTLRRKKTMFNKKKMLGRARTGSKMFGNKKKKKKKK; this is encoded by the exons ATGGCAGCGAAAAACAAGCACCGTAAAAAGTCCAAAGCGACCAACAAAGTGACATTTCAACCTGCAGATGATGAGCCGGAGGCTGAAAACAGCGGCGGCGAGGAAGATGAAGATTCAGCAGCTGATGACGGTGAGGACAGAGcgaagaaagaagaagaagagttcagTTTGGAGGAGGTTTTACGGCTGGGAGGAACACAG tccgACTACGTCCTCCTCGCCACCCTGAATGACTCCAACGAGCTCGTGGACGGAGGGAAGCAAGGAGCCATAGACGACCTGGAGGAGGGCGAGCTGGAGAAATTCATCACCAAACTGGGCATTCGAGCGTTTGCTGGACAGCAGGTCATCGCAGACGAGCCTGAGGGCGAAGACGCTGCCGAGAAGGAAAGTAAAAAGGCCACAGCGaagaaagcagaggagaaagcGTCCAACTCTCAGCAGAAAGTTACCAACCAGCAGCAAGTAGAGGacaagaagaaggagaagaagattAAAGACGCTCAGGTCGCCGCTGGGAAAAAGGCGAAACAGAATGCGAACGTGTTTGAGTTCCAGCAGCGGCAGATCCTGCTGATCAAACCCGGAGGGAAATGGTTCGACCTGGAATACACCACCGAGGGCTCGACGGAAACGCAGGATCCCTCACTGGTCTCCCAGTACAAGACGCTCGCCCAGCGGCTGTTTGAGGCCGAAGTCGAGCTCTACAAGAGCAAGAAGAGTCTGCAGAAAGGAGCCAACTCCGGCTGGATGAAGACGGTGGTCTCCTCCGGCGTGCTGGCTGACAGGATGGCTGCCATGACGCTCTTGATCCAGGACGCTCCAGTGCACATGGTGGAGCACGTGGAGAACCTGGTGTCCATGGTGAAGAAGAAGGGCAGCCGGCGGATGGGTCTGATGGCTCTGGACACGCTGcgagagctgctgctgtctgaccTGCTGCCGGAAAACAGAAAGCTCCGTCCCTTCGCCCAGCACCCGTTCGACCAGCTGGAGGAGCGGGCCAGCGGCAACCGCGACGCCCGTGACCGCCGCCTCATCCTCTGGTATTTCGAGCACCAGCTGAAACACCACGTGGCTGAGTTCGTGGTTGCTCTTGACTCTGTGGCTCACGACACGGTGGCAGCCACCAAAGCGAAGGCGCTCGCCACCGCTCACGAGCTGCTGTGCAGCCGGCCGGAGCAGGAGAGGGCACTGCTCATCCAAGTTGTCAACAAGCTGGGCGACCCCGAGTACAAGACGGCAGCCAAAGCATCGTACCTGCTGGAGACGCTGCTGCACAAACACCCCAACATGAAGGCGGTGGTGTGCTGCGAGGTGGAGCGGCTCATGTTCCGGCCCAACATCAGCCCGAAGGCGCAGTACTACGCCGTCTGCTTCCTCAGCCAGGTGATGCTGAGCCACGACGAGACCGAGCTCGCGGCGAAGCTCATCACCATCTACTTCTCGTTTTTCCGCGCCTGCGTGAAGAAGAAGGACATCGAGTCGAAGATGCTGAGCGCTCTGCTGTCGGGCGTGAACAGGGCGTATCCCTACGCCGGCGCCGGGGACGAGAAGGTGAAGGAGCAGCTGGACACGCTGTTCAAAGTGGTTCATCTGGTGAAGTTCAACACAGCTGTGCAGGCGCTCATGCTGCTGTTCCAGGTGATGGACTCCCAGCAGAGCGTCTCTGACCGATACTATGTCGCTCTGTACag gaAGTTGCTGGACCCCGGGCTGTCGTCGTCCTCCAGACAGAGCATGTTCCTCAACCTGCTGTACAAGTCCCTGAAGGCCGACATCGTGCTGCGGCGGGTCAAAGCCTTCGTGAAGCGTCTGCTGCAGGTCAGCGCCGAGCAGAACGCCAGCTTCGCCTGCGGAGCGCTCTTCCTGGTGTCGGAGGTCATGAAGGCCAAACCGAGCCtcaggatgctgctgcaggagCAGGGG gacggggaggaggaggagttcaAAGATCTTGCTGAGGAAAATGATGACGAAGATGATGACGAAGAGGAGCGTTTTGTGGATGCTGACAAACTGGAGGAAGGAGCGAGTGCAGAGGCACAGGAGGTCAAACCCACGGCATCATGGGTACATCACCAGAACCTGGAAG GAGGGAAGAGCCGACAGATCTACGACCCGCTGCACAGAAACCCGTTATTCTGCGGCGCTGACCACACAACCTTATGGGAACTACAGAGG cTCGCTCTGCACTTCCACCCGTCAGTGTCACTGTTTGCAAAAACTATCCTGCAG GGAGACTTCATCCAGTATTCCGGTGACCCTCTGCAGGACTTCACCCTCATCCGGTTCTTGGATCGATTCGTCTTCAGAAACCCCAAACAACTAAAGGGAAAAC AAAACACAGATGCTGCCGCTCTGATGCCCAAACAGAGATTACCTCTCAACTCTCTACCAG tgaaCTGTGAGGAGTTTCTGTCTAAAGAAGAGAGTCAGATCCCTGTGGATGAAATCTTCTTCCATCG CTTCTTCAAGAAACGTCAGCAGGAGAAGCAGCTTCGTCGGCCGCGAACAGACGGCGATGACGAGAGCGTGGAGGACGTGGACGATGACGAGTTTGAGAAAATACTCG ATTCCTGTGAGGGAGACTCGTACTTCACTGATTTGGCAGATGATGATCTGGACTTTGCAGG TAATGTGAAGAGTAAAAAAGGTAAGAAAGACGCGGAGGACTCAGACTCGGACGACTCGGACATGGACGACCTGGACGATGAGGAGGTGTCTCTGGGCAGCATGGACGAGGAAGACTTCGGAGATGAGCTGGAAGATGAAGGAGGGACGTTCATGGACCTTGACGGGGGcggagatgatgatgatgaga TTCCAGAGCTGGAGGATGACGATGCTGCGTTTGGTG CAGATTCAGATGAAGAGATGGAAGCTCCAGATATCACTCCTCGTACCAAGAAGGGGAAGAGAAAATCCTCAGAGGAGCTCGACTTCTCTGGATCTTTAG GTTCAAAacagacgaagaagaagaagaagaaaggaaacaaagaTGCAGCCGTGTTTGCTTCTGCTGAGGAG tttggttCCCTGCTGGATGAGAACGCCGGCTCTAAGTTCGACAACATCGGACTGAACGCCATGAACAACAGAGACAAAGCAG GCCTGAAGCAGATCAAGTGGGAGTCTCAGCGTGACGACTGGATCCAAGACCGCGACGTTAAGACGCTGCGCAGGAAGAAGACCATGTTCAACAAGAAGAAGATGTTGGGGCGAGCCAGGACAGGAAGCAAGATGTTcgggaacaagaagaagaagaa gaagaagaagtag
- the LOC121882165 gene encoding protein CEBPZOS-like isoform X2: MPPKPLEPLAKKLMKGVIVLELLGVFGAYGLFHKMNNSQDFRSTMNRRFPSILEVYYQSNEWAGVYGIRERDHEAWAAKQE, translated from the exons ATGCCTCCCAAACCTCTGGAACCGCTGGCCAAGAAACTCATGAAGGGAGTGATCGTTCTGGAGCTGCTGGGTGTCTTCGGGGCCTACGGTCTGTTTCACAAGATGAACAACAGTCAAG ATTTCAGGAGCACCATGAACAGGAGGTTTCCATCGATTCTGGAAG TTTACTACCAGTCCAACGAGTGGGCGGGCGTCTACGGCATCCGAGAGAGAGACCACGAAGCCTGGGCGGCCAAACAGGAGTGA
- the LOC121882114 gene encoding tripartite motif-containing protein 16-like, translating to MNQHLISPPSSSCSQTQQAPLCAHISLFPPLHIYSLKMGVTNMYKSCQAAFTAETRVVEIRAETCVTSQEVKLRQSLLLRAEMAQKGDELDRETFSCSICLDLLKDPVTIPCGHSYCMSCIKGYWDGDDQRKIYSCPQCRQTFAPRPVLGKNTMLADIVEKLKKTELQAAPADHCYAGPEDVACDVCTGRKLKALKSCLVCLASYCEKHLQTHFESTTFKKHKLVDPSKKLQENICSRHDEVMKMFCRTDQQSICYLCTMDEHKGHDTVSAAAERTERQRELEVSRQNNQQRIQDREKDVKLLQQEMKAVSRSADKAVEDSEKIFTELIRLIQKRSSDVKQQIRSQQETEVSRVKELQEKLEQEITELKRKDAELKQLSHTEDHTQFLHNYPSLSQLSASTDSSSINIRPLRYFEDVTAAVSELRDQLQDILREKWTNISLTVTEVDVLLPQPEPKTRAEFLKYSREITLDPNTANTHLLLSEGNRKATSMRTQQSYSSHPDRFTDYEQVLSRESLTGRCYWEVEWRGRWLWGVGVAVAYKNISRAGNSDECRFGRNNKSWSLYCDTNSHTFLFNNIQTPVSGPGSSRVGVYLDHRAGILSFYSVSETMTLLHRVQTTFTQPLYAGLYLYYGVTAELCKLK from the coding sequence ATGAATCAGCACTTGATAagccctccctcttcttcctgctctcaaacacaacaagctccactctgtgctcatatttccttgttccctccccttcacatctacagtttgaagatgggTGTAACCAACATGTACAAGAGCTGTCAGGCTGCATTTACTGCGGAAACACGTGTTGTTGAGATCAGAGCTGAAACTTGTGTCACTTCtcaggaagtgaaactcagacagtcgttgctgctgagagctgaaatggcgCAGAAAGGAGATGAGCTGGACCGAGAAACCTTCTCttgttcgatctgtctggatctactgaaggatccggtgactattccctgtggacacagctactgcatgagctgtattaaaggaTACTGGGATGGAGACGACCAgaggaagatctacagctgccctcagtgcagacagaccttcgcaccgaggcctgtcctggggaaaaacaccatgttagcgGATATAGTGGagaagctgaagaagactgaactccaagctgctcctgctgatcactgctatgctggacctgaagatgtggcctgtgatgtctgcactgggaggaagctgaaagccctcaagtcctgtctggtgtgtctggcttcttactgtgagaaacacctccAGACTCACTTTGAAtcaactacatttaaaaaacacaagctggtcgacccctccaagaagctccaggagaacatctgctctcgtcatgatgaggtgatgaagatgttctgccgtactgatcagcagagtatctgttatctctgcactatggatgaacataaaggccacgacacagtctcagctgcagcagaaaggactgagaggcagagagagctcgaggtgagtcgacaaaacaaccagcagagaatccaggacagagagaaagatgtgaagctgcttcaacaggagaTGAAggccgtcagtcgctctgctgataaagcagtggaggacagtgagaagatcttcactgagctgatccgtctcatccagaaaagaagctctgatgtgaagcagcagatcagatcccagcaggaaactgaagtgagtcgagtcaaagagcttcaggagaagctggagcaggagatcactgagctgaagaggaaagacgctgaactgaagcaactctcacacacagaggatcacacccagtttctacacaactacccctcactgtcacaactcagtgcatctacagactcatccagcatcaatatccgtcctctgagatactttgaggatgtgacagcagctgtgtcagagctcagagatcaactacaggacatcctgagggagaaatggacaaacatctcactgacagtgactgaagtggatGTTTTACTGCCACaaccagaacccaagaccagagctgagttcttaaaatattcacgtgaaatcacactggatccaaacacagcaaacacacatctgttattatctgaggggaacagaaaagcaacatcCATGAGAACACAACAGtcttattctagtcacccagaTAGATTCACTGATTATGAacaggtcctgagtagagagagtctgactggacgttgttactgggaggtggagtggagagggagATGGTTATGGGGAGTTGgtgtagcagtcgcatacaagaatatcagcagagcaggaaactCTGATGAATGTAGATTTGGACGTAATAACAAATCTTGGTCTTTATATTGTGACACTAACAGTCATACATTTTTGTTCAACAACATCCAAACTCccgtctcaggtcctggttcctccagagtaggagtgtacctggatcacagagcaggtattctgtccttctacagcgtctctgaaaccatgactctcctccacagagtccagaccacattcactcagcctctctatgctggactttaTCTTTATTATGGAGTCACAGCTGAGTTGTGTAAACtgaaatag
- the LOC121882165 gene encoding protein CEBPZOS-like isoform X1, whose product MPPKPLEPLAKKLMKGVIVLELLGVFGAYGLFHKMNNSQDFRSTMNRRFPSILEVYYQSNEWAGAYGIRERDHEAWAAKQE is encoded by the exons ATGCCTCCCAAACCTCTGGAACCGCTGGCCAAGAAACTCATGAAGGGAGTGATCGTTCTGGAGCTGCTGGGTGTCTTCGGGGCCTACGGTCTGTTTCACAAGATGAACAACAGTCAAG ATTTCAGGAGCACCATGAACAGGAGGTTTCCATCGATTCTGGAAG TTTACTACCAGTCCAACGAGTGGGCGGGCGCCTACGGCATCCGAGAGAGAGACCACGAAGCCTGGGCGGCCAAACAGGAGTGA